From one Anopheles bellator chromosome 1, idAnoBellAS_SP24_06.2, whole genome shotgun sequence genomic stretch:
- the LOC131208427 gene encoding insulin-like growth factor-binding protein complex acid labile subunit — MQSLRFFCTPLVLVLVLIARAAHGIIYQCDHYESEKYEVRYCALFNVTIVHFAEDVDFVSDYPRPYRFEFFQSNLTEVPRALFVAFPEMQEISFEATGLENINRYTFEHAKQLQRLSVSGNGLTSLGNLVFMGAERLLSLNASHNRLKEVKEQAFGGLPGVTELDLSHNLLESLADDLFASLKALTVLLLHHNRLTVLGREVLRENYLTSLDLSHNRLTALDPGALGLGVIGTLSVRGNQLRSFTLPAETMVVDVSDNNLTTIGHPAGHAYTVRHLNISHNRLASIVNVTDLTQLVSLDASFNELGALPLTTFLSLRSLVVLNLEATNLTHLEYGLFSQQTALSWLDVSFNRLRTFDVSVLTAAPDLQQLFLDGNRLTDLDYAQLGDLFPVLKHLGLFANHWNCSYLIELMRYCKRHGISIEPSKAYGTVLHLPNVRGIYCQSSAAARLPLFRPVLHSVNETEEPQDPPEAPTTVRATGIADQQQQLLEMIHQLNRTTWERMDRMAEAKDRESGSASGSGSEALHAYSFQVFILLILSVILIINVGFLLWVQHNANVRRAVDRMIIFRREQGASIQTELHGEF, encoded by the coding sequence ATGCAGTCGCTCAGGTTCTTTTGCACCcctctggtgctggtgctcgtCCTGATCGCGAGGGCAGCCCACGGTATCATCTATCAGTGCGATCACTACGAGAGCGAGAAGTACGAAGTGCGGTACTGTGCCCTGTTCAACGTGACGATCGTGCATTTCGCGGAGGACGTAGACTTCGTGTCGGACTATCCGCGCCCGTACCGTTTCGAGTTCTTCCAGTCGAACCTGACGGAAGTGCCCCGTGCCCTGTTCGTGGCGTTTCCCGAGATGCAGGAGATCAGCTTCGAGGCCACCGGGCTGGAGAACATTAACCGGTACACGTTCGAGCACGCGAAGCAACTGCAGCGGCTGTCGGTCAGTGGCAACGGACTGACGAGCCTCGGCAATCTGGTGTTTATGGGTGCCGAGCGGTTACTGTCCCTAAACGCATCCCACAACCGACTCAAGGAGGTAAAGGAGCAGGCGTTCGGTGGGCTGCCCGGTGTCACGGAGCTGGACCTAAGCCACAACCTGCTGGAGTCGTTGGCCGATGATCTGTTCGCCTCGCTGAAAGCTCTAACGGTGCTGCTCTTACACCACAACCGACTGACGGTCCTGGGGCGTGAAGTGCTGCGCGAGAACTACCTAACCTCGCTCGATCTGAGTCACAACCGCCTGACGGCCTTGGACCCGGGCGCCCTGGGCCTGGGCGTGATCGGGACGCTGAGCGTGCGTGGCAATCAGCTGCGCAGTTTCACACTTCCGGCCGAAACGATGGTCGTGGACGTGTCGGATAACAACCTGACCACGATCGGGCATCCGGCGGGCCATGCGTACACCGTGCGGCATCTCAACATCTCCCACAATCGGCTGGCCAGCATCGTGAATGTGACCGACCTGACGCAGCTCGTGTCACTCGATGCATCCTTCAACGAGCTCGGCGCACTACCGCTGACCACGTTCCTATCGCTGCGGAGTCTCGTGGTGCTCAATCTGGAAGCGACCAACCTGACCCATCTCGAGTATGGGCTGTTCTCGCAACAGACGGCCCTCAGCTGGCTGGACGTTTCGTTTAATCGGCTGCGCACGTTCGACGTCAGTGTGCTGACGGCCGCTCCGGATCTGCAGCAGCTGTTTCTGGACGGGAACCGCCTAACGGATCTCGATTACGCCCAGCTCGGGGATCTGTTTCCGGTGCTCAAGCACCTGGGTCTGTTCGCCAACCACTGGAACTGTTCGTATCTGATCGAGCTAATGCGCTACTGCAAACGGCACGGTATCAGCATCGAGCCGTCGAAAGCGTACGGTACCGTGCTGCATCTCCCGAACGTCCGGGGCATCTACTGCCAGAGttcggccgccgcccggttgCCTCTGTTCCGGCCCGTGCTCCACTCCGTCAACGAAACCGAGGAACCGCAGGATCCACCCGaggcaccgacgacggtgaggGCTACGGGAATCgcagaccagcagcagcagctactgGAGATGATCCATCAGCTAAACCGCACGACCTGGGAGCGTATGGACCGGATGGCGGAGGCAAAAGACCGAGAGTCGGGGTCggcatccggatccggatccgagGCGCTGCACGCGTACAGCTTTCAGGTCTTCATCCTGCTCATCCTCTCCGTCATCCTGATCATCAACGTGGGCTTCCTGCTCTGGGTGCAGCACAACGCGAACGTGCGCCGGGCTGTCGATCGTATGATCATCTTCCGCCGCGAACAGGGTGCCTCGATCCAAACCGAACTCCACGGAGAGTTCTGA